A single region of the Vicia villosa cultivar HV-30 ecotype Madison, WI linkage group LG4, Vvil1.0, whole genome shotgun sequence genome encodes:
- the LOC131596890 gene encoding ervatamin-B-like — MHFQLKINVSIDLKYTETIDTCDGEEVCTNRKGCAMVNPHELFSLNTVPSSRNVTDIPLSVDWRQKGAVNEVMDQQCSCWAFSAVTSIEGISNITSGELINLSQQELVDCDNRNKGCKSGYVDKAFEYVISNNGLALYHEYPYMAREGTCRSANIRHFGKISGFVRVPSDEQSLLYAVSIQPISVLVVTSPAFHMYGGGIFEGPCQLDAPYTSDQWHAVNVIGYGKDSDGTRYWIIKNSWGTNWGENGYMRMKMNGGGSPWGLCAISAYAFYPTV, encoded by the exons ATGCATTTTCAATTGAAGATCAATGTGTCGATTGATCTCAAATATACTGAAACCATTGATACATGTG atgGAGAAGAGGTTTGTACTAATCGAAAGGGTTGTGCTATGGTGAATCCACATGAATTATTCAGCTTAAATACAGTTCCATCTTCAAGAAATGTTACTGACATTCCTCTAAGTGTTGATTGGAGACAAAAGGGAGCTGTGAATGAAGTGATGGATCAACAAT GCAGTTGTTGGGCTTTTTCAGCTGTAACCTCAATTGAAGGAATCTCGAACATAACATCAGGAGAGCTGATCAACCTATCGCAACAAGAGCTCGTGGATTGTGACAACAGGAATAAAGGATGTAAAAGTGGATACGTTGACAAGGCGTTTGAGTATGTGATAAGTAATAATGGATTGGCTTTATACCATGAGTATCCATACATGGCAAGAGAAGGAACATGCCGGTCTGCAAACATTCGGCACTTTGGAAAGATAAGTGGATTCGTAAGAGTGCCATCTGATGAGCAAAGCCTCTTATATGCTGTGTCAATTCAACCTATTTCTGTCCTTGTTGTTACAAGCCCAGCATTTCATATGTATGGTGGAGGAATATTTGAGGGTCCGTGCCAATTGGATGCGCCTTATACAAGTGACCAATGGCATGCTGTTAATGTTATCGGATATGGGAAGGATTCAGATGGAACAAGGTATTGGATTATAAAAAATTCATGGGGTACAAATTGGGGCGAAAACGGGTATATGCGAATGAAAATGAATGGCGGTGGATCCCCTTGGGGTCTATGTGCGATATCCGCTTACGCGTTTTATCCTACGGTTTGA